Proteins from one Catenuloplanes atrovinosus genomic window:
- a CDS encoding DUF3159 domain-containing protein, producing the protein MSNRFDQLWERTGGFPGLVQSSLPPVALVAANGLWGLYPALATAVAVALAVALWRAYRGQSLRPAAGGLIGVAVSGLLAARSGEARDFFLADIAWYGVAALLLTISILIRRPLVGVVWSAIRGAGPSWRHDPASLRGYDLATAVLAVVFAIRFIVLQRLYERDEVLWLTVSKIAMNYPLWALALVVAVWAARRSDRRLAYCTAG; encoded by the coding sequence ATGAGTAACCGATTCGACCAGCTGTGGGAGCGCACCGGTGGCTTCCCCGGCCTCGTGCAGTCGTCCCTGCCGCCGGTCGCGCTGGTCGCGGCCAACGGGCTGTGGGGGCTCTACCCGGCGCTCGCCACCGCGGTCGCCGTGGCCCTGGCGGTCGCGCTGTGGCGCGCGTACCGTGGCCAGTCGCTGCGCCCCGCCGCCGGCGGCCTGATCGGCGTGGCGGTCTCCGGCCTCCTGGCCGCGCGCAGCGGCGAGGCCCGCGACTTCTTCCTCGCCGACATCGCCTGGTACGGCGTGGCCGCACTGCTGCTGACGATCTCGATCCTGATCCGCCGGCCGCTGGTCGGCGTGGTCTGGAGCGCGATCCGCGGCGCCGGGCCGTCCTGGCGCCACGACCCGGCGTCGCTGCGCGGCTACGACCTCGCCACGGCGGTCCTGGCCGTCGTCTTCGCGATCCGGTTCATCGTGCTCCAGCGACTGTACGAACGGGACGAGGTGCTGTGGCTGACGGTCTCGAAGATCGCGATGAACTATCCGCTGTGGGCGCTGGCCCTGGTGGTCGCGGTGTGGGCGGCGCGGCGCTCTGACCGGCGGCTCGCCTATTGCACGGCGGGCTGA